The Stratiformator vulcanicus genome has a segment encoding these proteins:
- a CDS encoding DNA-3-methyladenine glycosylase I — protein sequence MEAVAKVVRCEDGIRRCWWCGDDPLYRSYHDEEWGVPVAEDRRLFEKLCLEGFQSGLSWLTILRKRENFRAAFANFEFEKVARFGDRDVDRLLGDAGIVRHRGKIESTINNARRAIELVEECGSLASFVWQFEPQLVPASKWQLRSTCDESKQLSKQLKRRGWKFVGPTTAYAFMQAMGMVNDHLPKCAARSKIEQLRTGFSRPC from the coding sequence ATGGAAGCGGTCGCCAAAGTCGTTCGATGCGAAGACGGAATTCGGCGTTGCTGGTGGTGCGGCGACGATCCACTCTATCGGAGTTATCACGATGAAGAATGGGGAGTTCCAGTCGCCGAAGACCGGCGGCTGTTCGAGAAACTGTGTCTGGAAGGATTTCAGTCCGGTTTGTCGTGGCTGACGATCCTCCGCAAGCGCGAGAACTTTCGCGCGGCGTTCGCGAACTTCGAATTTGAGAAGGTCGCCCGTTTCGGCGACCGCGATGTCGACCGGCTCCTCGGCGATGCGGGCATCGTCCGTCATCGCGGCAAAATCGAATCGACGATCAACAACGCCCGGCGGGCGATCGAGCTTGTCGAAGAGTGTGGCTCGCTGGCGTCATTCGTTTGGCAATTCGAACCGCAGCTGGTGCCGGCGTCGAAATGGCAACTTCGCTCCACCTGCGACGAATCGAAGCAACTGAGCAAGCAGCTCAAACGCCGGGGCTGGAAATTCGTCGGCCCGACGACCGCTTACGCATTCATGCAGGCGATGGGGATGGTGAACGATCATTTGCCGAAGTGCGCGGCCCGATCGAAGATCGAACAGCTCCGAACAGGATTTTCCCGACCTTGCTGA
- a CDS encoding sulfatase family protein, translating into MKISPLALLAAFTFSALASAADLTVEKIDDRRPKNVIFVLSDDHRFDAMGFLGKYPWLKTPNMDRLASEGVHFPNAFVTTSLCSPSRASILTGQYMHKHGIVDNNVNIRSGTRLFPEYLQEAGYQTAFVGKWHMGGHGDDPQPGFDHWVSFRGQGHYNPGRGIMLNIDGKRTPQKGYITDELTDHAINWLDETKRDQPFFLYLSHKAVHADFSPAERHKTLYEDVEVETPVTQADTEENYHLKPRWVRDQRNSWHGVDFPYHSTLDVKEYFKNYCRALKGVDESLGRVLQWLDDEGVADDTLVLYMGDNGFLFGEHGLIDKRNAYEESMRVPLLGRCSSLWSPGQTVESVVANIDIGPTVLAAAGVKTPQQMDGASFLDLQSIQAEDSDWRDFLLYEYYWEFNFPQTPTTYALRGEQYKFIQYHGIWDCDELYDLKADPNERDNLIFEPEHKQLVDRLRKRLYKELSSRGAARVPFSEKENHGRGLRIDNGKGGGDFPKPFIRDEPVNRNAS; encoded by the coding sequence ATGAAAATATCGCCTCTGGCGCTGCTCGCCGCTTTCACTTTCTCCGCGCTCGCTTCGGCTGCGGACCTCACGGTCGAAAAGATCGACGACCGTCGTCCGAAGAACGTGATCTTCGTGCTCTCTGACGATCACCGCTTCGATGCGATGGGCTTTCTCGGAAAATATCCGTGGCTCAAGACGCCGAACATGGATCGGCTCGCCTCCGAGGGCGTCCATTTCCCCAACGCGTTTGTCACAACCTCGCTGTGTTCACCGAGCCGGGCCTCGATCCTGACCGGCCAGTACATGCACAAGCACGGAATCGTCGACAACAACGTCAATATTCGATCGGGCACGCGGCTGTTCCCTGAATACCTTCAAGAGGCCGGCTATCAAACCGCCTTCGTCGGCAAGTGGCATATGGGCGGGCATGGAGACGATCCGCAGCCCGGCTTCGACCATTGGGTCAGCTTCCGGGGGCAGGGGCACTACAACCCGGGTCGGGGGATCATGCTGAATATCGATGGCAAACGGACCCCGCAGAAGGGCTACATTACCGATGAACTGACCGACCATGCGATCAACTGGCTCGACGAGACAAAGCGCGATCAGCCCTTCTTCCTCTACCTGTCGCACAAGGCTGTCCACGCCGATTTTTCACCGGCCGAGCGGCATAAGACTTTGTACGAGGACGTCGAAGTCGAAACACCGGTGACGCAGGCCGATACCGAAGAGAACTACCACCTCAAGCCGAGGTGGGTCCGCGACCAGCGCAACAGTTGGCACGGAGTCGACTTCCCCTATCACTCGACGCTCGACGTGAAGGAATACTTCAAGAACTATTGCCGGGCTCTCAAGGGCGTCGACGAGAGCTTGGGACGCGTTTTGCAGTGGCTCGATGATGAAGGCGTTGCGGACGACACGCTCGTTCTCTACATGGGTGACAACGGCTTCCTGTTCGGCGAGCACGGGCTGATCGACAAGCGGAACGCTTACGAAGAATCAATGCGGGTGCCGCTGTTGGGCCGATGTTCCAGTCTGTGGAGTCCCGGGCAGACCGTGGAAAGCGTCGTCGCCAATATCGATATCGGCCCGACCGTACTGGCGGCCGCCGGGGTGAAAACCCCGCAGCAGATGGACGGGGCCAGCTTTCTCGATCTTCAATCGATTCAGGCCGAGGACTCCGACTGGCGGGACTTCCTGCTCTATGAATATTACTGGGAATTCAATTTTCCGCAGACGCCGACCACGTATGCCTTGCGCGGCGAGCAGTACAAGTTCATCCAGTACCACGGCATCTGGGATTGCGACGAACTCTACGACCTGAAGGCCGACCCGAACGAACGCGACAACCTGATCTTCGAGCCGGAGCACAAGCAACTTGTCGATCGGCTGCGGAAACGGCTTTACAAAGAGCTGTCTTCGAGGGGGGCGGCACGGGTTCCCTTTAGCGAAAAGGAGAACCACGGGCGCGGGTTACGAATCGACAACGGCAAGGGGGGCGGCGACTTCCCGAAACCGTTCATCCGGGATGAGCCGGTCAACCGCAACGCAAGCTGA
- a CDS encoding alpha/beta hydrolase, protein MDRSAVRQRETGFRGHSERVVLVVDYWQIALLVVLGVLLALDIGFRIFAVTMALPMFERQPPFNVKESSPVDRATPRDITTRDDRRLAANLISRDDTTRDAVGIGVFFPEFAGSRWSAVRYAAGLRKAGFDLLTVDFRNQGDSDYEPDYKPSHWPTEFEIRDAAAVLRFARKIPDYEGKPLVAFGISRGGSAALIASARLGFVDRVICEGVMSIDAMIMYFTYRWAELYVPRWFIRGLPRWHLASTMKLVRIVSQYRKGVRYVVHEQELPYLKGTPTLIIADGNDSYIPTDIPQKLARRIGDEWATVWVVKKAKHNQARDLNPDEYDRRVAEFATSAVDDHIAGDEADASNASAHSTCKATENVTTA, encoded by the coding sequence ATGGATCGGTCGGCGGTTCGCCAACGCGAAACCGGCTTCCGGGGTCACTCAGAACGGGTCGTGCTTGTCGTGGATTATTGGCAAATCGCGCTACTCGTCGTGTTGGGAGTCTTGCTGGCTCTTGACATCGGCTTCCGCATTTTCGCAGTCACGATGGCGCTGCCGATGTTCGAGCGGCAGCCACCGTTTAACGTCAAAGAATCATCGCCGGTCGACCGTGCGACGCCGCGAGACATAACGACACGTGACGATCGGAGGCTCGCGGCGAATCTGATCTCGCGTGATGACACGACGAGAGACGCCGTCGGGATCGGTGTGTTCTTTCCCGAGTTCGCCGGATCACGCTGGTCGGCGGTCCGCTACGCGGCGGGACTGCGGAAGGCAGGCTTTGACCTGTTGACGGTCGACTTTCGCAATCAGGGTGACAGCGACTACGAACCCGACTACAAGCCGTCACACTGGCCGACCGAATTTGAGATTCGCGACGCCGCGGCCGTGCTTCGCTTCGCTCGAAAAATACCGGACTACGAAGGCAAACCTCTGGTCGCATTCGGCATCAGTCGCGGAGGCAGTGCGGCTCTGATCGCTTCCGCTCGACTCGGCTTCGTCGATCGGGTCATTTGCGAGGGTGTGATGTCGATCGACGCGATGATCATGTATTTCACTTATCGATGGGCCGAGTTGTATGTGCCCCGATGGTTTATTCGCGGCCTTCCCCGATGGCACCTCGCCAGCACAATGAAACTCGTCCGCATCGTCAGCCAGTACCGCAAAGGGGTGCGATACGTCGTTCATGAGCAAGAGCTTCCCTACTTGAAGGGCACACCGACGCTCATCATTGCCGACGGAAACGATAGCTACATTCCAACCGATATCCCCCAGAAACTGGCTCGACGGATCGGTGATGAATGGGCGACAGTATGGGTCGTGAAAAAGGCCAAACACAATCAGGCCCGCGACCTCAACCCGGACGAATACGACCGCAGAGTCGCCGAATTCGCCACGAGCGCCGTCGACGACCACATCGCGGGTGACGAAGCTGACGCATCCAACGCCTCAGCTCATTCCACCTGCAAAGCGACCGAAAACGTCACCACCGCTTGA
- the fabF gene encoding beta-ketoacyl-ACP synthase II, which translates to MRRRVVVTGIGCITPTGHTPAEFFSSLKEGKCGIAPIKNFDASHFPTTFAAEVKGYQLSKYLDNIDRFKLSGRNIHYAIGAAMQAVGDSGIGDDSSLDPARFGVYLGAGEGEQDFKTFMEMVAKAEKNGELDVETFTKVGLEQLNPQEELDQEPNMTAGHLASLFNAQGPNLNCLTACAASSQAIGEAAEIIRRGDADVMLSGGAHTMIHAFGITGFSLLTALSRRNESPETASRPFDKERDGFVLGEGAGMLILEDLERAKERGAPILGEINGYGVTADAYRITDIHPEGRGATAAIKMALEDASLNPEDLGYINAHGTSTQVNDRVETLAIKGALGEKAYDVPVSSIKSMVGHLIGAAGSVEAITCLLAIEDGVLPPTINYSTPDPDCDLDYIPNESRERKIDHALSNSFGFGGQNVSLILSRFKD; encoded by the coding sequence ATGCGACGGCGCGTTGTCGTAACGGGAATCGGCTGTATCACACCGACCGGGCACACCCCGGCCGAGTTCTTCTCGTCGCTGAAGGAAGGGAAATGCGGGATCGCGCCGATCAAGAATTTTGATGCGTCGCACTTCCCGACGACCTTCGCCGCCGAGGTAAAGGGGTACCAGCTCTCGAAGTACCTCGACAACATCGACCGCTTCAAACTTTCGGGCCGCAATATTCACTACGCGATCGGCGCCGCGATGCAGGCTGTCGGCGATTCGGGAATCGGCGACGACAGCTCCCTCGATCCCGCCCGCTTCGGCGTCTACCTCGGGGCCGGCGAGGGTGAGCAGGACTTCAAAACCTTTATGGAGATGGTCGCGAAGGCTGAAAAGAACGGTGAGCTGGATGTCGAAACCTTCACAAAGGTCGGCTTGGAGCAGCTCAATCCGCAGGAAGAGCTCGACCAAGAGCCGAACATGACGGCCGGTCACCTCGCGAGTTTATTCAACGCGCAGGGACCGAATCTCAACTGTCTGACGGCCTGTGCGGCCAGTAGCCAGGCGATTGGCGAAGCGGCTGAGATCATTCGTCGCGGTGATGCCGACGTCATGCTCTCCGGCGGCGCTCACACGATGATTCACGCCTTCGGCATCACCGGCTTCAGTCTGCTGACCGCTCTGTCAAGACGGAACGAGTCACCGGAAACCGCCAGTCGGCCTTTCGACAAAGAGCGTGACGGGTTCGTGCTCGGCGAAGGAGCCGGCATGTTGATCCTCGAAGACTTGGAGCGGGCCAAGGAGCGCGGGGCCCCGATTCTCGGCGAGATCAATGGCTACGGCGTGACCGCCGATGCTTACCGCATTACCGATATTCACCCCGAAGGCCGCGGGGCGACCGCTGCGATCAAAATGGCGTTGGAAGATGCGAGTCTGAATCCGGAAGACTTGGGGTATATCAACGCTCACGGCACCAGCACCCAGGTCAACGACCGCGTCGAAACTCTGGCCATCAAAGGTGCCCTCGGCGAGAAGGCCTACGACGTGCCGGTCTCCAGCATCAAGAGCATGGTGGGTCACCTGATCGGGGCCGCCGGCAGCGTCGAAGCGATCACCTGTCTGCTCGCGATCGAGGACGGTGTCCTCCCTCCGACGATCAATTATTCGACTCCCGACCCCGATTGCGATCTCGACTATATTCCCAATGAGTCACGCGAGCGTAAAATCGACCACGCGCTCTCGAACAGCTTCGGTTTCGGCGGACAGAACGTGTCTTTGATTCTTTCGCGCTTCAAAGACTGA
- a CDS encoding 3-hydroxyacyl-ACP dehydratase FabZ family protein: MRWIWIDRFDEFESGKRAVAVKNVSLAEDHLHDHFPGFPVMPGSLMLEGMAQAGGMVLAEMNDFKHIVVLAKVPKITYHRMVRPGDTLFYEVTLLDARNEGGTVECVARVKDEVVAEGEIMFAHLDESDHTFSGVNTDRFVSPGLKDAIDASKSLESSL, translated from the coding sequence ATGCGCTGGATTTGGATCGATCGGTTCGATGAATTCGAAAGCGGCAAACGGGCCGTGGCCGTAAAGAATGTGAGCCTGGCCGAAGATCACCTGCACGACCATTTCCCGGGTTTCCCGGTGATGCCCGGTTCGCTCATGCTCGAAGGCATGGCGCAAGCCGGTGGAATGGTGTTGGCGGAGATGAACGACTTCAAGCACATCGTCGTGCTGGCGAAGGTTCCGAAGATCACCTATCACCGCATGGTTCGCCCCGGCGACACATTATTTTACGAGGTCACACTGCTGGACGCCCGCAATGAAGGCGGAACGGTCGAATGCGTGGCCCGAGTCAAAGACGAGGTCGTGGCGGAAGGCGAGATCATGTTCGCGCATTTGGATGAAAGCGACCACACCTTCTCCGGGGTCAATACTGACCGCTTCGTTTCTCCGGGGCTCAAAGATGCCATCGACGCGAGCAAATCACTTGAAAGTTCGCTTTGA
- a CDS encoding acyl carrier protein — MPSRDEIFETTQEVLVDALGVDDDEVTPEATLVGDLGAESIDFLDIVFRLEKGFSIKIPRGELFPESLAADPTFVQDGKVTEAGLDELEKRMPHANVDQLRADPQVENIQQLFTVDMMVNFLEKKLNG; from the coding sequence ATGCCATCTCGCGACGAAATCTTTGAAACGACTCAGGAAGTATTGGTCGATGCCCTCGGGGTCGACGATGACGAAGTGACGCCCGAGGCGACACTTGTGGGAGATCTTGGTGCGGAGTCGATCGACTTCCTCGACATCGTCTTCCGACTTGAGAAAGGCTTTTCGATCAAAATTCCCCGGGGAGAATTATTCCCGGAGAGCCTCGCGGCAGACCCGACCTTCGTACAGGACGGCAAAGTCACTGAAGCCGGTCTCGACGAACTCGAAAAGCGGATGCCGCACGCCAATGTCGATCAATTGCGGGCAGACCCGCAGGTCGAAAACATTCAGCAATTGTTTACCGTCGATATGATGGTCAACTTCCTCGAGAAGAAACTTAACGGCTGA
- the fabG gene encoding 3-oxoacyl-[acyl-carrier-protein] reductase yields the protein MILEGRTALVTGGSRGIGRAIVERFAAEGAKVAFVYHSNKEAADELIASVKDAGGEAHGFQCDVKSKAEADAVVEKVVEQFGTIDILVNNAGVVRDTLVATMSEEKWLEVIQTNLTSVYNFCNAVMRPMMSARYGRIINMSSVAARVSNQGQAAYAASKGGVEGFTRCLAVEVAKRKITVNAVAPGFIATDMTVDVRNAAEDKIIKEIPVRRLGQPEDIANAVLFLADERTSYITGDTITVDGGLTLGGI from the coding sequence ATGATTTTGGAAGGAAGAACAGCGCTCGTCACCGGCGGTAGCCGGGGCATCGGCCGCGCGATCGTCGAACGCTTCGCCGCCGAGGGTGCCAAGGTCGCATTCGTCTATCACTCGAACAAAGAGGCCGCGGACGAATTGATTGCTTCCGTTAAGGACGCAGGAGGCGAGGCGCACGGCTTTCAGTGCGACGTGAAGTCGAAAGCGGAAGCCGATGCAGTCGTCGAGAAAGTCGTCGAGCAGTTCGGGACGATCGACATCTTGGTCAACAACGCAGGCGTGGTGCGAGACACACTTGTCGCGACCATGTCGGAAGAAAAGTGGCTCGAGGTTATTCAGACGAACCTGACCAGTGTTTACAACTTCTGCAACGCCGTGATGCGACCAATGATGTCGGCCCGCTACGGACGTATCATTAATATGTCGAGCGTTGCCGCCCGCGTCTCCAATCAGGGACAAGCCGCCTACGCGGCAAGTAAGGGCGGAGTCGAGGGCTTCACGCGGTGCCTGGCCGTCGAAGTTGCAAAGCGGAAAATCACCGTCAACGCCGTCGCCCCGGGTTTTATCGCGACCGATATGACCGTCGATGTCCGGAACGCGGCCGAAGACAAGATCATCAAGGAAATCCCCGTCAGGCGACTGGGGCAACCTGAGGACATCGCGAACGCGGTTCTGTTTCTGGCGGACGAGCGAACGTCCTATATCACGGGCGACACGATTACGGTCGACGGCGGGCTCACCCTTGGCGGAATTTAG
- a CDS encoding 3-hydroxyacyl-ACP dehydratase FabZ family protein codes for MKFQLVDRITELVPGESIAAEKYLTSAEEYLADHFPAFPVMPGVLMVETLVQAGAWLIRATDDFAESTVLLKQARAAKFNNFVSPGQKLIVRLAMQKRGEGETTFKATSEVEGKTAVSCRITLAHFNLADRNEDRRDELAVVDRERILDQRELFGRLWPASRHSKT; via the coding sequence ATGAAGTTTCAACTCGTAGATCGTATTACCGAACTCGTTCCCGGCGAATCGATCGCTGCGGAAAAGTATCTTACGTCGGCAGAAGAATATCTGGCCGACCACTTTCCGGCGTTCCCCGTCATGCCCGGTGTGCTGATGGTGGAGACGCTCGTTCAAGCGGGCGCGTGGTTGATTCGTGCGACTGACGACTTCGCCGAGAGTACGGTCCTGCTCAAACAGGCCCGCGCCGCCAAGTTCAATAACTTCGTTTCTCCGGGCCAGAAGCTGATCGTCAGGCTCGCGATGCAAAAACGTGGCGAAGGCGAAACGACGTTTAAGGCCACGAGCGAAGTCGAAGGGAAGACGGCGGTTTCCTGTCGAATTACCTTGGCCCATTTCAATCTCGCCGATCGAAACGAAGACCGACGCGACGAACTCGCGGTCGTTGATCGGGAACGAATTCTAGATCAACGGGAATTGTTCGGCCGACTTTGGCCGGCCTCCCGTCATTCAAAAACATGA
- a CDS encoding PilZ domain-containing protein, whose amino-acid sequence MSEEPVCDWSTAPVMLAQDDRSENEQEQTQLDGDSFSSERRQFPRHGSGCMVAVCRIPPKSDDFRRQWAFRDQRLRGSLVDLSLGAAALLLEEPLEPEESVLVRIIHPIRDAHVDRPADVLRCISVSDRLFKIVCNFREKLDLEQVRTFGFAIEGDAGDITI is encoded by the coding sequence ATGTCGGAAGAGCCGGTGTGCGATTGGAGTACCGCCCCGGTCATGCTGGCTCAAGACGACCGCAGTGAGAACGAGCAGGAGCAGACGCAACTTGATGGAGACTCATTTTCGTCCGAACGTCGCCAGTTCCCGCGTCATGGAAGCGGATGCATGGTCGCGGTCTGCCGCATCCCGCCGAAGTCGGACGACTTTCGACGCCAGTGGGCTTTTCGAGATCAGCGGCTCCGCGGCTCGCTCGTCGATCTGAGTCTAGGTGCGGCCGCCTTGTTGCTCGAAGAACCGCTCGAACCTGAGGAATCGGTCCTCGTCCGGATCATCCATCCGATCCGTGATGCTCACGTCGATCGACCGGCCGATGTTCTTCGCTGCATCTCAGTCAGCGATCGGCTCTTCAAGATCGTCTGCAACTTTCGCGAAAAACTCGATCTCGAGCAGGTGCGAACATTCGGCTTCGCCATCGAAGGCGATGCCGGCGATATCACCATCTGA
- a CDS encoding class I SAM-dependent methyltransferase: protein MFVKYVRERTDLFDGRPKRLLHVAPESHIAAILKGVPNIDYLSADLDSPHAMVKMDITQIEFPDNSFDIIYCSHVLEHVTEDRQAMREFRRVLKSDGWAILQVPITADITDEDPSVTDPDERLKRFGQHDHVRRYGPDYADRLAESGFDVTVDDWGSQLSPATVKKYGIAPEELIYFCRKG from the coding sequence ATGTTTGTCAAATACGTTCGAGAGCGGACTGATCTATTCGACGGTCGCCCCAAACGGCTGTTACACGTCGCACCGGAGTCGCATATCGCTGCTATTTTAAAGGGAGTTCCGAACATCGACTATCTTTCAGCAGACCTGGATTCTCCGCACGCCATGGTCAAAATGGACATCACACAAATTGAATTTCCGGACAATTCCTTTGACATCATTTATTGCAGCCACGTGCTCGAGCATGTCACCGAGGATCGACAGGCGATGCGCGAGTTTCGACGCGTCCTCAAATCGGACGGCTGGGCAATTCTGCAAGTTCCTATCACTGCGGACATCACGGACGAGGACCCAAGTGTCACCGATCCCGACGAGCGCTTGAAACGGTTCGGCCAACATGACCATGTCAGACGATATGGCCCCGACTACGCCGACCGCCTTGCCGAAAGCGGTTTTGACGTCACCGTCGACGATTGGGGATCACAACTTAGTCCGGCGACGGTCAAGAAATACGGCATTGCACCGGAAGAGTTAATATATTTTTGCCGTAAAGGTTGA
- a CDS encoding secondary thiamine-phosphate synthase enzyme YjbQ — MKSHTKELWKHIPQRRQIVSIHNEVEAEVAASGIKEGLVLINAMHITASVFINDNESGLHADYERSLEGLAPFDAGSDPKSGGYLHNRTGEDNADAHHKRQVMGREVVVAITDGKLHLGPWEHIFYYEFDGRRKKRILIKVIGE, encoded by the coding sequence ATGAAGTCGCACACCAAAGAACTTTGGAAGCACATCCCCCAGCGCCGGCAGATCGTCTCGATCCACAACGAAGTCGAAGCCGAGGTCGCCGCCAGCGGAATCAAAGAAGGCCTGGTGCTCATCAATGCGATGCACATTACCGCTTCGGTTTTCATCAACGATAACGAAAGCGGCCTGCATGCCGATTACGAGCGCTCGCTCGAAGGCCTCGCCCCGTTCGATGCGGGCAGCGACCCGAAGTCCGGCGGTTACCTCCACAACCGCACCGGCGAAGACAACGCCGACGCTCACCACAAGCGGCAGGTCATGGGCCGCGAGGTCGTCGTGGCGATCACCGACGGCAAATTGCACCTCGGTCCGTGGGAGCACATCTTCTATTACGAGTTCGACGGTCGACGGAAGAAGCGGATTCTAATTAAGGTGATCGGGGAGTAG
- a CDS encoding MazG nucleotide pyrophosphohydrolase domain-containing protein, translated as MSEQITLEELQQSIREMFGAKDAARGIDGTFMWLMEEIGELASDLRSGNREEVALEFADVLAWLVTLANVAEVDLTDAVRRKYGSGCPRCAQFVCACDTKRKP; from the coding sequence ATGAGTGAGCAGATCACGCTGGAGGAATTGCAGCAGTCGATTCGCGAGATGTTCGGCGCCAAGGATGCCGCCCGCGGGATCGACGGCACCTTCATGTGGCTGATGGAGGAAATCGGCGAGCTTGCCTCCGACCTCCGGTCCGGCAACCGCGAGGAAGTCGCGCTCGAATTCGCCGACGTTCTCGCCTGGCTCGTCACGCTCGCCAACGTCGCCGAAGTCGATCTCACCGACGCGGTCCGAAGAAAATACGGCTCCGGCTGCCCCCGCTGCGCCCAGTTCGTTTGCGCCTGCGACACCAAACGAAAACCATAA